The Leishmania panamensis strain MHOM/PA/94/PSC-1 chromosome 5 sequence genomic sequence cacacacacacacccacacaagcagGGAAAGACACTGCTAGACTactgccccctcctcccgcgcctcctcctctctttgtccTCCCTTTaagcagcgcgcagcacaACCACTGCCGTTCGCTGGTGTAAGGCGCCCATAGCAACGAGAGTGCTCACCTGTCCTCATACACGCACCGTCACACACGGgactccccacccccccccaccgccaTAGCCAACATTCATCAAACCCACCATCAAGAGccgccgcacgcacgcaggcaaGCAAACAACGGCCAGTGCACGCACACCTTTGCGTCCCGGTACGACGCCGATCGTACTGCTGCCAAGCccctgtctgtctgtgtctctctctctctgggccCATCCTCAACGAAAACACCAAACCTGTAGGCCATGTCCACGCTGGCGTCCTCTGTGCTGCAGGGCCAGCGTGAAAAGAGCGCGTGGcttgaggaggcgctggatACGTGCATTGTCGCCTACGAGTCGCACCGCAACGCGCTCGAGAACGTCTACTCCCAGCTAACAACGTGGCAACAGTCTTCGGATCAGGGATGCATTCACATTAGCCCAGTAGCGATGAgtgagctgctgaaggacaTCAACGACGTGTTGCAACAGTGCGCACTTCAGCTGCAGCCCATGGACGGCGCAACGTCATCAGCAGAGTCACCGGTCGAGCAGGCACAACCGGAACACCGCTTCCGGGGCGCACATCTCCAGTCCGACAACGCTagcagcgtcagcacctACTCCACGCGTCGGAACAAGCCACTACCCGCCCCACCACAGCAGGAGCAACATCTACTCCCGCGGTCTGCCTCGGATCTGTCGAGTGCGAGTCAATCACGCGGGACAGAGAACGATCTACAGGCGTCATCCGCGATGACGGAGAGCCAGCGGCGCCTGCAGCCGAGCCCAATGTTGCAATACCGCCCCTTCTCAACGTCGCGCTCCAGCATGTCGTCTGTGCTGCCAGCGGTGAACGAGAGCGCGGTGACCGACCCAAGCAAGAGCCCTGCGCAGCTGGACAATACAGCGCAAAAGCCAATGCGGCCGCCagagcagaggcagcagaggcagcagcgtcagcaggcagcggctgcggttCAGTCGACGAGGCCTCGCACGCCGCCTCGCAACTGGCACAGTGCGGCACCGACGCCTCGGCCCACCATTGATGATGGACATCAGACGGGtagcgctgccaccggccCAAGAgttcgcagcagcggtggctcgACACCGCTGTCGTCCAGCCAGCGAGCAGAAGCGGAGCATGTCAAGCTGTCCTCACAGGAGCAGCGCACAGCGACCAGGGAAGACGCAAAGGCGAACGGTACGTACCAGCATCTCTtcggcacgcgcagctgcaacagTGACAGCACTGGGCGCCACGggcctccctccaccccctcagTGACGTCGGCGTCGCCCGCGGACGCGGGCTCGGCTGCATCGCAGCACCCACCACCGCATCGGGAGGTGCAGCGTAGCCAGGGCTACGTGAGCGAAGAGGTGGGCACCCCGCATCACCAGAGCTTCTCATCAGCTGCcgagcgccgcagcagcaccgtggcCAGTTGTAGCCACTTCGACTCGTGCCGCTTCGAGTTTTTTGAGACGGACCAAAGCGccggcagtgcagcagcagccgcgagTGGGCACcagacggcggcagtggcctTCCACTACTCGCACCAGACACCGTCACATCAGCAAAGCAACGACGGATGTGGCAGTCTCAGCCAGACATCCATCGCTCTCAGGGACGGCGTCCCCGGTgccacggtggcggcggctgcgtcacTATCTTACCCTTCGTCCTCGACACTGCGCCATCCTCACCAAATGCTCAGTGGTGATGAGAAGAAGAGTGAGGTTGGCaaacagcgcagcagcagcgcagcagcagcggcagaagcgcaGCGCGGGGAGGCGTCACAGGTGGGCAGTGTCGGTCTTGTCCACACACCCAGTGCGACACCACAGCGGGACTCTAGCAGCAGGACGACGGTAGcggccccgccgccgccgcagcagcagcagcaggtatCGATAGAACGGGAGTCTTTAAatctgccactgccaccgcagcagcccggTAAGCGCCGCCCCCTTCGCACCTCGTCTCAACGTATTACCCCCAGAAAATTGAACGACAGCAGCCAAGTCGAGAGCACAGTGTaccaccgcagcgcgtcgccgtcgacaGGGCGCCAGCCCTTGCGGGCCGATGCGCCGGAGGCGCTGTGCTTCATGGAAAGGGAAGACAACTTCCTGGTGAAGCGGCGGCTCGCGGAGCGGAAGGCGATGCACGGCGACATTCACCAAATGCAAGGAAACGCTGAACGTGACGCCAACCCATTCATCACGGCTGGTCCTGGTCGTCAGCTCGTCGCGAACGGTGGCATGACTGGcaaggtggaggcggcgccggcactgACAGCGGTAGAGGAGCAGCTCATCTCCGAGCACACGGTCTTGCGCACGCAGCTTGAACGCATGCAGATGGAGCTGTACATCGCCGTCATGCGACACCGCGAGCGAGGAAACGAGCCGCGCTATACACAGCTGAACACGCGCATGAAGCGCGTGATGAAGGACCTAAGCAGGGTCGAGTGGGAGCTACGCGTGGTGCGCAATATCGATTGCGAGTCCCACTCCAAGTCTCCAGCAAAGGGCGCGTAGAGGTGCCTCTGGGACTCTTGgtgaggggggtgaggagggggggaataTCGAGTGCGACGGCGATGGTCGCCGGCACTTacgcttttctttgtttcccgCACAGCAGgcgcgcgtgcctgtgtgtcgGCTGATGCACAGCGCTATTGTCTGACGATTTTTTGGCTCGCTCGCCATCTCTTGACACTCACGGCACCTGTGACGCGCGCCTTTGGAGAAAGGgagtaagagagagggtgagggcaTCACCACGGGCCTGTGGGGCGCACTGCGGTGGGATCccgtggaggtggtgagcaccccttcccctcctcctcgacacccctctctctctcccccccattgggctccttctcttctgttaGTGCggtcgttgttgttgcgaCTGAGTTACTTCTCGAActgtttcccctttcccttcgcgCACGACTCATTGCCGCCATCAgcatcgccatcgccacACACATCTCCATTTCATCACTTCTGTCTTCCttcgtctccccctccctcccgaTTTACCTCCTTTAACTCTCGCTCatgtctttctctcgccgTGTGTGTCCGTTCTGCCTGTACATGTGCGATGAAGCGTCCCGTTGTTTACCGTCATcgacccttctctctcccttccgtccctcgcacacgcacacacgcaatctctcttcaccaccatcaccgctaCTGCATCAGGCATCACGTACATCCTGCACGAcgacctcctcgccctccccctcctcctatCACTCCAGTCGCTATCAACTTCTCCTTTTCAGTTTTCTCAGTTGagcccttttccccttccgctccttctctcttgctagCGTTGTCTCTGCcactcctctcgctctctctctctatgcgAGCACATGTGGCATGACTCGATGAAGTCTGCCTGTTTGCTCGCATGTGAGCACGCGTGGTGTGCGCCTTTccacccctctttccctgtaCTATTTCTCTCTGCAAGCTCAAAGCCTATCTAACACGTCCTTTACTTGGACAGCatctgctgcctctccctctctcgttcgcCAGTTGGCGAGCTCCTTCCCTTGTCCCTCCAAGTGTTGGGAGTGGCAGGtgctgtcactgctgctggtggtgatggcagcGCCACACGCAGTACACGCCCTCCGCCGTAGCGAGAGCACCCATGCGAGAGCGGAattctccctcctccacccaccctTCACCCATGTGTGCTGATGAAGGGGTATAACAGCGCAGTACCCGCGGCTgtcgtttgtttgttttcgGTCGCCGCGGCCTCTCATCCAACGCCTGCACCGtcatctcttctctccctcgcacgcctcttctcgcgcctttttcccttcccaGCCAACTGTTACTTCACCACAATCTGCCGTCCCTAACTCGC encodes the following:
- a CDS encoding hypothetical protein (TriTrypDB/GeneDB-style sysID: LpmP.05.0710), which produces MSTLASSVLQGQREKSAWLEEALDTCIVAYESHRNALENVYSQLTTWQQSSDQGCIHISPVAMSELLKDINDVLQQCALQLQPMDGATSSAESPVEQAQPEHRFRGAHLQSDNASSVSTYSTRRNKPLPAPPQQEQHLLPRSASDLSSASQSRGTENDLQASSAMTESQRRLQPSPMLQYRPFSTSRSSMSSVLPAVNESAVTDPSKSPAQLDNTAQKPMRPPEQRQQRQQRQQAAAAVQSTRPRTPPRNWHSAAPTPRPTIDDGHQTGSAATGPRVRSSGGSTPLSSSQRAEAEHVKLSSQEQRTATREDAKANGTYQHLFGTRSCNSDSTGRHGPPSTPSVTSASPADAGSAASQHPPPHREVQRSQGYVSEEVGTPHHQSFSSAAERRSSTVASCSHFDSCRFEFFETDQSAGSAAAAASGHQTAAVAFHYSHQTPSHQQSNDGCGSLSQTSIALRDGVPGATVAAAASLSYPSSSTLRHPHQMLSGDEKKSEVGKQRSSSAAAAAEAQRGEASQVGSVGLVHTPSATPQRDSSSRTTVAAPPPPQQQQQVSIERESLNLPLPPQQPGKRRPLRTSSQRITPRKLNDSSQVESTVYHRSASPSTGRQPLRADAPEALCFMEREDNFLVKRRLAERKAMHGDIHQMQGNAERDANPFITAGPGRQLVANGGMTGKVEAAPALTAVEEQLISEHTVLRTQLERMQMELYIAVMRHRERGNEPRYTQLNTRMKRVMKDLSRVEWELRVVRNIDCESHSKSPAKGA